The sequence GTCGTCTCTCCACGAACGACAGACGTGTCTATGGCGTCGCGCGTGGTACCCGCCACGTCCGAGACGATAGCGCGCTCCTTGCCTGCAAGCTTGTTGAGCAGCGAGGATTTGCCTGCGTTGGGGCGACCGATGATCGCGATGTCGATCGTGTCGGTCTCCTCCTCGGGCTCAACATCAGGAAGTGCCTTGACGATCTCGTCGAGGATGTCACCGGTTCCGTGCCCGTGGGTCGCCGAGACGGGCCACGGCTGTCCCAAGCCCAAAGCCCAGAACTCGTGCATCTCGTCGTCTCGGCCGGGGGTGTCCATCTTGTTGACCGCCAAGAACGTGGGGCGACCTGCGCGAAGCAGGATGCGCGCGACTTCGGCGTCCTCGGGCGTCATGCCCACCTTGCCGTCGACCAGGAACACGATCGCGTCGGCCTCCTCGGCCGCCATGAAGGCCTGCTGACGAATGGAGGACTGGAACTCATCGGCGGTCTTGCCCGACTCAATGCCGCCGGTGTCGATCATCATGAAGTCGACGCCGTTCCAGTCCGCGTGGTGGTAGCTCCGGTCGCGCGTCACGCCGCGCGCCTCGTGCACGATGGCGTCGGCGGTCTGCGTGATCCGGTTTACGAACGTCGACTTGCCCACGTTAGGACGGCCGACGACAGCGACGATAGGTAGCGCCATGGGCGCGTCACTCCTTATGGGTAGTGGGCGGGTTCGCAGCAAGCCCTTCGAGCGCAGCGACCAGTCCGCCAGCGGTACAGGATAACAGACGCACGTCCCTACCTGAGCGCATACCCAGCTCGACAACGGGAACATCGTCGAGCATCAGTCCATCGGCGTTGACAGCGATGGAAGGAACGAACACTACGTCGCACTCGGTTGCCGAGGCGATCGTGGGCAGAATATCGGCCGCCGTCAGCAGGCCCGTCACACTGACGTTGCCGCCGAAGAAGTGATTCTCACTCGCGAGGACTTCAACGTGCTGACCGGCCGACAGGCGATAGAACAACCGCTGCAGGACAGGCGCGAAGAGTTCACCCGTCACGAATCCCAATCGAAGAGTCCGTGGCACTGCTTGCACGGCAGCGCGTAGGGGCGGCAGCATCTCGGCCGTCTCGTCGAGGAACGAGCGCACGAGGCCGATACCGTTCTCGTACTGCGGGAATCCGTCGTAGTGCTCGGCTGGTGGGACGTCGCGCTGCGCGTTGAGGTAGAACTCATCGGCGAGGTAGACCCACGTCACGCCGTCGCGTTCGCGAAACGCAGATTGCCACGGCTCGATCTGGTCGATGATCGCGCCAGCCGCTGCGACGTCTCCATACGACGCCGAGAACCGCTCCTGATGCGCGGTGAAACCCAGCGGCACGACCCCGACTGAGAGAATGCCCTCGCGCTCGGCCAGCCACGTCAGGGAGTGCTCCAATACGTCGCCGTCGTTGATGCCGGGCACGAGCACGATCTGCACGTGGAAGTCGATGCCGTCCGCCAGTAACTCGTCGAGGCGCTCCAGCGCACGATCCTCTCGGGCGCAGACGAGTTCGGTGCGCAACGCCGGGTCGATGGCGTGCAGCGACACGTACAGCGGCGAGAGGCGTTGCTCGGCGATACGCTCGACGTCAGCATCCGAGAGGTTTGTGAGCGTCACGAAGTTGCCCTGCAGAAACGACAGCCGGTAGTCGTCGTCGCGCAGGTATAGAGCGCGACGCAAGCCCTTCGGAAGCTGCGTCATGAAGCAAAACGCGCAGCGATTGCGACAGGTGCGGACACCGTCGAAGACCGCCTCGGCGAAGTCCAGACCCCAGGCCTCGCCCGGGTCGCGCGTCAGAGTGAGGGTATCCACTGTCTCTCCGCGGCGTCGCGCAACCTCGACCGTGGCGCCGTCGCTGGCCCACTGCCAGTCGAGAATGTCGCGCAGCATCTGCCCGTCGGCAGAAACGACAACGTCGCCTGCTCTGAGGCCGGCGCGCGCAGCTGGACTGGCCGGCTCGACCGCCGCAAGCGCTCCCCCGCCGAGCACCGGCGGGACGGAAGCGCCGTATGAGGCGCGTGGCGCCACAGCCGATCAGGCCATCGCTTCGATGGCACGAATCACGGCCTGCATCTGCTCGTCTGGCGTGGATGCGCCAGCGGTGACGCCGACGCTTTCGGCGCCCTCGAACCAAGCCGGATCGAGGTCGTCTGGCGTCTCGACGTGATGCACGCGGGGATTGACCTCGGCGCAGATCTGCACGAGCCGAGTGGTGTTGCCGGAGTTGTGACCGCCCACGATGACCATGACGTCCACCGTCTCCGCGAGCTCCTCGGCAGACTCCTGGCGCTTGACCGTCGCCGAGCAGATGGTGTTGAAGACTCGCAGCTCACTTGCCCGCGGCAGAATCGCCTCGACTACCTCGGACAGGCGCCGAGCCGACTGCGTGGTCTGAACGACGATGCCGATGCGCCGGCCGCCAAGCCTGGCAGGCAGCTCGGACGCCGAGGACACCACGATCGCCTCGCCGCCAGCGTGCGCGAGTATGCCCTCGACCTCGGGATGGTCGGCCTCTCCGACGATGACCACGATGTAGCCCTCGCGGCTCAGCTCGGCGGCGGCCTCGTGGGCCTTGCTCACGTGAGGGCACGTCGCATCGACCACGTTCAGCCCGCGTTCGCGCGCTTGCTCGATGATGACGGGCTCGACGCCGTGGCTCCGGATGACGAGCGTACCGCCGCCCACCTCGTCGAGCGCGGTCGCGACCTCGACTCCACGCTCGCGTAGCGCGGCGACGGCCTGCGGGTTGTGGATGAGCGGACCCAAGGTGTGCACCTCCGAGCCACTCTGGGAGGCCTCCTCGGCGAGGCGCAGCGCACGCTCGACTCCGTAGCAGATGCCAGCGTGCTTCGCGACTTCGACTCGCATGCTCATCCCTTCTCGGCAACTGCCCGCTGCTCGGCGATTCGACGCATGATCTCGGCGGTCATGGCGTCCAGACGCTCCTTGCGGCCCAGTTCGGCAAAGTCCTCGGCGCGCACGGGCTCGCCGTAGCTGATTGTGACGCGGGGGAAGCGCGGAAACCATGCGCCCCTGGGCAGTGCACGCTCCGTGCCGGATATGCCCACGGGTACTACGGGCGCATCGGCACGCGTTGCGATGAACGCAACACCCGAGTGGGCCTCACCGAGCTCGGCTCCGACTCCGCCGGCCTGGCGCGTACCCTCGGGAAAGATGCCGACCGGCTCGCCGTGCTTGAGCAGCGCCGTCGCCCGCCCGATTGCCTCGCGGTCGGCTGTGGCGCGCTTGATGGGGATGGTCCAGACGCGCGGGAGCAACCACCTGAGGACGGGTGCCTCAAACAAGTCCTGGCGTGCGATGAAGTGGGTAGGTTTCGGCACACCGCACCACAAAAGCACGGGATCGAGGTAGCTCACGTGATTGCCAGCCAGGACGTAGCCGCCGTCGCGCGGAACGTTCTCTACGCCGATGAAGCGCGTGCGGTACAGAACCAGGATGACCTTGGCGAGGGTCGCGCGCAGGACATGCGCAAGTCGCCAAGGTACGGAGCCTTCGCCGCTGGCGGGCGTGGCAAGTGGCGGCGCGCTCACACGCGACGCTCCTGAGCAAGCTCGACGATGCGCTCGACGACCTCGTCGAAGGTGAGCGTGGTCGTGTCGAGAAGCACCGCGTCGGGAGCCGCGGCAAGCGGCGAGTGTGCGCGCGTGGAGTCGATCTCGTCGCGCCTGAGAATCGCCGCGTGCACGGCAGCCGCGTCGACCACGTGGCCGCCTGCTGACTGCTGCGCGGCCCTGCGGCGCGCGCGTTCTTGCGCGCTGGCGGTCAGAAACACCTTCAGCTGAGCGTCCGGGAAGACAACAGTCCCGATGTCGCGACCCTCAACCACGATATTGCTGTGGCTGGCAATGTGCCGCTGCTGCTGCACCATGGCCGAGCGAACCAGCGCGAGTTTGGCGACCGGACTTACCGCGTCGTCGACCTCGGGCGTGCGAATCGCGTCGGTGACATCCTGACCGGCGATGAATACGCGCGACGGCATCGGGTCGCCCGGGTCGTGGCCGAACTCGATCGGGTCATCCTGCGCAATCGCCGCCACCGCCGACTCATCGGAAAGCGAGATGCCATGGGCCAGAGCCCGACTCGCAACCGCCCGATACATGGCGCCAGTGTCGAGATAGTGGAAGCCCAATCGCGCCGCAACGACCTTGGCGACCGAGGACTTACCTGAGCCTGCTGGCCCATCGATGGCGATGATCATTCGGTTGGACGACGCTTTCGACTCGGAGGCAGAGGCGTGTGAGATTGTAGCGCAGGCGTGCGAGTCTACGCGGTCGGGCGAGCCAGCTGTTCGAGGTCTGCGGCGAAGCGCGGGTAGCTTACCGCGACGGCGTCGAAGCGGTCGATGTCCACAGGCTGGGAAGCGACCAGCCCGGCTACCGCCCATGTCATTGCGAGCCGATGGTCGCCGAGAGAGTCCAGGTGCGCGCCCATGAACGTGGTCGGACCCGACACTACGAGCGTGTCGCCCTCGGCTCGGGCCGAAGCCCCCAACGCAGTCAGCCCGTCAACGATTGCCGCGAGCCGATCGGACTCCTTGACTCGCAGCTCGCCAACCCCCTCAAAGCGCGTCTCCCCCGCCGCCGCGGCAGCGGCCAGCGCCAGAATCGGGATCTCATCGATCACCGCCGGTATCTCGGCGGCCGTTACGACGGTTGGCCGCAGCACCGGCGTGTGCTTTGCGACGACCTCCCCCACGCGCTCCGCGCCGGTCTCGGGCCACGGAACGACCTCGAGGTCCGCCCCCATGCGCTCCAGCACGCGCAGAAAGCCCGTGCGGGTTTCGTTGAGCGAGACCCCCGGCAAGACGACCTTGCTGCCGGGCACCAGAAGCGCGGCGACGGTCAGGAAAGCAGCCGAGGAGGGATCCCGTGGCACCGAGATCTCACCCGCAGCGTCGAGCGAGACTGGGCCCTCAACGGACGCCGCGCAACGCTCGGCGTCTGTGTCGACCCGCACGCCGTATGCGGGCAGCAGGCGTTCGGTGTGGTTGCGCGAGAGCGCGGGCTCGGTGACGCGGGTGATGCCGTTGGCGTGGAGGCCGGCAATCAGGATGGCACTCTTGACCTGCGCCGATGCCACCGGGGAGTCGTAGTCGAGTGCCGCAAGGCGCGCGCATCCCTCCACGGTGATTGGCAGCGTGTCACCATCGGCGGTGACAAAGTGCGCTCCCATCTTGGTGAGCGGCTCGGTTACTCGGCGCATGGGACGCTTTGAGAGCGACTCGTCTCCAATCAGGGTCACTTTGATCGGCCAGCTTGCGAGCACGCCCATGAGAAGACGCGCTGTAGTCCCGCTGTTGCCGCAGTCCACCACCGGCTCCCACGCTGCCGGGCACGAGTCGCCCCATCCCTGGACCGAGCCGGCCAGCGAACCGTCCGGCTGCTCGGCGAGTTCGACGTGAGCGCCTAGCGTGCGCACGGCCCCGACCGTCGAGCGCACGTCGGCCGAGTCGAGCACGCCGCTGAGGCGCGTGGTTCCGCGAGCCATCGCGGAGAA comes from Coriobacteriia bacterium and encodes:
- a CDS encoding 50S ribosome-binding GTPase yields the protein MALPIVAVVGRPNVGKSTFVNRITQTADAIVHEARGVTRDRSYHHADWNGVDFMMIDTGGIESGKTADEFQSSIRQQAFMAAEEADAIVFLVDGKVGMTPEDAEVARILLRAGRPTFLAVNKMDTPGRDDEMHEFWALGLGQPWPVSATHGHGTGDILDEIVKALPDVEPEEETDTIDIAIIGRPNAGKSSLLNKLAGKERAIVSDVAGTTRDAIDTSVVRGETT
- a CDS encoding DUF512 domain-containing protein, which gives rise to MAPRASYGASVPPVLGGGALAAVEPASPAARAGLRAGDVVVSADGQMLRDILDWQWASDGATVEVARRRGETVDTLTLTRDPGEAWGLDFAEAVFDGVRTCRNRCAFCFMTQLPKGLRRALYLRDDDYRLSFLQGNFVTLTNLSDADVERIAEQRLSPLYVSLHAIDPALRTELVCAREDRALERLDELLADGIDFHVQIVLVPGINDGDVLEHSLTWLAEREGILSVGVVPLGFTAHQERFSASYGDVAAAGAIIDQIEPWQSAFRERDGVTWVYLADEFYLNAQRDVPPAEHYDGFPQYENGIGLVRSFLDETAEMLPPLRAAVQAVPRTLRLGFVTGELFAPVLQRLFYRLSAGQHVEVLASENHFFGGNVSVTGLLTAADILPTIASATECDVVFVPSIAVNADGLMLDDVPVVELGMRSGRDVRLLSCTAGGLVAALEGLAANPPTTHKE
- a CDS encoding 4-hydroxy-3-methylbut-2-enyl diphosphate reductase, with amino-acid sequence MRVEVAKHAGICYGVERALRLAEEASQSGSEVHTLGPLIHNPQAVAALRERGVEVATALDEVGGGTLVIRSHGVEPVIIEQARERGLNVVDATCPHVSKAHEAAAELSREGYIVVIVGEADHPEVEGILAHAGGEAIVVSSASELPARLGGRRIGIVVQTTQSARRLSEVVEAILPRASELRVFNTICSATVKRQESAEELAETVDVMVIVGGHNSGNTTRLVQICAEVNPRVHHVETPDDLDPAWFEGAESVGVTAGASTPDEQMQAVIRAIEAMA
- a CDS encoding lysophospholipid acyltransferase family protein; the protein is MSAPPLATPASGEGSVPWRLAHVLRATLAKVILVLYRTRFIGVENVPRDGGYVLAGNHVSYLDPVLLWCGVPKPTHFIARQDLFEAPVLRWLLPRVWTIPIKRATADREAIGRATALLKHGEPVGIFPEGTRQAGGVGAELGEAHSGVAFIATRADAPVVPVGISGTERALPRGAWFPRFPRVTISYGEPVRAEDFAELGRKERLDAMTAEIMRRIAEQRAVAEKG
- the cmk gene encoding (d)CMP kinase, producing MIIAIDGPAGSGKSSVAKVVAARLGFHYLDTGAMYRAVASRALAHGISLSDESAVAAIAQDDPIEFGHDPGDPMPSRVFIAGQDVTDAIRTPEVDDAVSPVAKLALVRSAMVQQQRHIASHSNIVVEGRDIGTVVFPDAQLKVFLTASAQERARRRAAQQSAGGHVVDAAAVHAAILRRDEIDSTRAHSPLAAAPDAVLLDTTTLTFDEVVERIVELAQERRV
- the aroA gene encoding 3-phosphoshikimate 1-carboxyvinyltransferase produces the protein MTEFGPGSGPLVGTIHVPGDKSLSHRAVLFSAMARGTTRLSGVLDSADVRSTVGAVRTLGAHVELAEQPDGSLAGSVQGWGDSCPAAWEPVVDCGNSGTTARLLMGVLASWPIKVTLIGDESLSKRPMRRVTEPLTKMGAHFVTADGDTLPITVEGCARLAALDYDSPVASAQVKSAILIAGLHANGITRVTEPALSRNHTERLLPAYGVRVDTDAERCAASVEGPVSLDAAGEISVPRDPSSAAFLTVAALLVPGSKVVLPGVSLNETRTGFLRVLERMGADLEVVPWPETGAERVGEVVAKHTPVLRPTVVTAAEIPAVIDEIPILALAAAAAAGETRFEGVGELRVKESDRLAAIVDGLTALGASARAEGDTLVVSGPTTFMGAHLDSLGDHRLAMTWAVAGLVASQPVDIDRFDAVAVSYPRFAADLEQLARPTA